The following DNA comes from Curtobacterium sp. 9128.
ACGAGGAGCGCACACCCTTCCACCGACACCCGACGGAGGGCACGCTCCGCGCAGCCATCGAGGTCTGGGGGCGGGTCACGTCGTGCCCCGAGCCCGGCCTGGCACTCGTGGCCGTCGGCAAGCGGGACATCTCCTTCGACGAGGGGCTGCCGGTGGTCCGGCAGATCCGGACGGGAGGCACGGCTGACGCCACACAGAGCGTCCCGGCACCCGGGGCGGTCACCGTCACCCGTCTCGACGACCAGCACTGCTACCTCGCGCTGGCGACGGGGGTGGCCCTGACGCCGGGCGACGTCGTCCTGTTCGGCATCTCGCACCCGTGCACGGTGTTCGACAAGTGGCGGCAGGTGCACGTCATCGACGACGACGACACCGTGCTCGAGACGATCGCGACGTGGTTCTGATGACCGTGACGGATGCGCAGGAGCTGCCGGCCCGCAACGCCGCCCTGTCGCTGCGCCGCGGCCTGCGCATCCTCGACCTCGTCGCCGACCGCACCAGGAACGGCGAGCCGTCCGTCAGCCTCACGACCCTGAGCGTCGAGCTCGGGACGTCGAAGTCGACGGTCCTGCGGCTCACGGCACCCATGATCGAGAACGATCTGCTGCGCCGCACCGCGGACGCCGGGTTCACGCTCGGGCTCGGGGCGCTCCTGCTCGGCCAGAGCTACCTCGAGGGCATCGACCTCCGTGCAGCCGCCGCACCGTTCCTGCGGCGGACGGCGGAACGCACCGGGCTGACGTGCCACCTCGTCGTGCCGGACGGCACCGACATCGTGTACGTCGACAAGGTCGAGACCCGCGGGACCGTCCGGATGGGGTCCAGGATCGGCAACCGTCTGGCGATGCGCAACACCGCCTCGGGCAAGGCCATGGTCGCGTTCGGGGACCCCGAGCTGCTCGACCGCGTGCTCGCGCACCCGGCGACCGCGATGACCGAGCACTCGATCACCGACGACGACCGGTGGCGGCAGGAGATCGGCAGGACCCGGGAACGCGGGTACGGCATCGACGACCGCGAGAACGAGCCGGACATCCGGTGCGTCGCCGCCCCGGTCTTCGACCACGCCAACCAGGTCGTCGGGGCGATGAGCATCTCGGGGCTCGCCTCCCGCTTCCGCACGACCGCGGTGCGGGAGCTCGGTGACGGGGTCGTCCGCACCGCGCTGGAGATCTCGGTTGCGCTCGGATCGTCGTCCGCGCAGCTCGCCCTCGCGCGGGGTGCCCGGTGACCGGCGTCCTGACCTTCGGCGAGACGATGCTGCTCCTCGCCGGACGCGGAGCGCTGACCGACCTCGACACGATGCGCGTCGACACCGGCGGCGCCGAGAGCAACGTCGCGATCGGCCTGGCGCGTGCCGGGGTCGACGTGACCTGGATCGGCCGGGTCGGTGCGGACCCCGCCGGTGACCGGGTGCTCGCCGACGTCGCAGCAGAGGGCGTCGACGTGGTCGCGGTGCGGGATCCCGAGCGGTCGACCGGGATCATGGTCAAGGAACGGCTGGCGGACGGCCGCACCCGTGTGACCTACCACCGACGCGGCTCCGCCGGTTCCGCGTTCACGCCGGGAGACCTGCCGTCGGAGATGGTCGAGCGCGCGTCGCTCCTGCACGTGAGCGGGATCACCCTGGCGCTGTCCGAGACCGCCCGTGAGACCGTGCACGCCGCGGTCGTCCGGGCGCACGACGCCGGGGTGCCGATCGCGTTCGACGTCAACCACCGGCCGAAGCTCGTCGACGACGTGACCGGACGCGGGTACTACCGCGCGGTCGCTGCACGGTCGTCGGTCGTGTTCGCCGGTGACGACGAGGCTCGACTGGTCCTCGGGCACGACGAGGACGACGGCGACGAGGAGTCGCTGGCGCACGAGCTCGCCGCCCTCGCGAACGGTCGCGCCGTCGTGAAGCTCGGGTCACGCGGTGCGGTCGCCTCGATCGACGGGGTGCTACACCGCCGCGCGGCGAGCCCCGTCGCCGTGGTCGACCCGGTCGGTGCCGGTGACGCGTTCGTCGCCGCCTGGCTCGCCGCCGACCTGGCCGGCGACTCCCCCGACCGGGCCCTCGACCGCGCCGCGGACGCCGGCGCGCTCGCCTGCACGGTGGACGGCGACTGGCGCCGTCCCGACCCGGCAGCGCTCGGCGTCGTGGACCCGGCCGGCATCGACCACGCCGTCCACGACCGCGTCGACCGCTGACCACGATCCGAAGAAGGAACGCACGATGACCGACACCGCATCCCCCGCCACGGGCCCCCAGCGACACCGTCACGACGCCGGCCCGACGATCGCGATCCTGCGGGGCGGGACCGGCGACCACGTCGAGGACGTCATCCGCACGCTGGTCGACAGCGGCGTGAGCGCGATCGAGATCACGACGAACACCCCGCGGTGGCGCGAGGGCATCGCGTGGGCCGCCGAGCGCTACGGCAGCGCTGCGTCGATCGGCGTCGGCACCGTGCTCGACACGCGACAGCTCGACGAGGCAGCGGCAGCGGGAGCCACCTTCGCCGTGAGCCCGCACACCGACCAGGCGATCGGCGAACGGGCGCACGAGCGGGGGCTCGGCTGGTACCCGGGCGCCGCGACGCCGACCGAGATCGTCCGGGCGTGGCAGCTCGGTGCCCGGGCCGTGAAGGTCTTCCCCGCCGCGCCGCTCGGCGGCCCCGCGTTCCTCAAGCAGGTGCTCGCGCCGCTCGACTTCGTGGACGTCATCCCCACCGGGGGCATCGGGGTCGACGACGCGGCCGAGTACCTCGCCGCCGGCGCGGTCGCGGTCGGTCTCGGGTCCCCGCTCGTCGGCGACGCGCTGACGTCCGGCGACCTCGACGCGCTCCGTGGGCGGGCCGAACGCCTCGTCGCCGGGCTGTCGAGGTGACGAGCGTCCTGCTCCGCGGCGGCTCGGTCGTCGGCGAGACCGGAGCGCTCCGAGCGGACGTCCTCGTCGAGGACGGTCGGATCACCGGGGTCGGGACGGACCTCGACGTCCCGGCCGGCGCGACCATGGTCGACTGCGGCGAGCGCCTCGTCATGCCGGGGTCCGTCGACGCGCACTCGCACGGCGGCTCGCTGGTGTTCGAACCGGAGGTCCAGCTCGCGCTCCTCCGGCAGGGCGTCACCACGATCGTCACCGGACAGGACGGCGTCGGCCCCGCTCCGGGAGACGGGTCCTACGCGGACACCTACTTCGCCGCGATCGACGGGCCGCACCCGACGTACCGCGGCGGCGGCATCGGCGCGCTGCTGGACACGTACGACGGGACGACCCCGGTCAACGTCGCGACGCTCGTCCCAGCCGGCACCGTCCGGCAGCAGGTCGTCGGCGACGTCGACGGGCCCGCGACGCCCGAACAGCTCGCGGCGATGCGGGCCACCGTGCGAGCGGGCCTGGACGCCGGCGCCGTGGGGCTCGCGACCGGGCTCGACTACGTGCCGGGGCTCTTCGCCGACACGGCGGAGCTCACCGCGCTGTGCACCGAGGTCGCAGCCGTCGACGGGCTCTACGTGTCGCACATGCGTGGCGGCTACGAGACGAACGCCCGCGCGGGGCTCGACGAGATCGCCGCGATCGTCCGGTCGTCAGGGGTCCGGGCGCACGTGTCGCACCTGCACGCCCCGGTCGACCTGCTGCTCGAGGCGCTCGCCGACCTCGAGCGGACCGGCACCCCGATGTCCTTCGACGCGTACCCGTACTCCCGTGGGTGCACGATCCTGTCGATGCTCCTCCTGCCGGCGGCCCTCGCCCGCCCGGGGACGACGGACCTCGCCCGGACGATCGCCGATCAGGACGGTCGCGCCCGTGTCCGCGGTGCGGTGCTCGACCGGGTGCTCGGCCGCGCCGACCTCGGCACCGGGTGGGCCGAGCAGATCACGCTCTCGCACGTCCCGGCGGCGGAGTTCCACGCGCTGCAGGGCCGGACGCTCGCCGACGCGGCCGAGGCCACCGGGACCGACCCGGTCGACCTCGCCCTCGACGTGCTCGTCGACTCGGACCTGCAGGTCACCGTGGTGATGCGGGTCCCCCGGCCGCGGACCGCCGACGACCTCGCGCCGCTGTTCCGGCACCGGGGGCACGCAGCGGGCTCCGACGGCATCTTCGTCGGCACGCACCCGCACCCGCGGGCGTACGGCACGTTCGCGCGGTACCTCGAGGAGTACGCGGTCGCGGGTCGGCTGACGTGGCCACAGGTCCAGCGGAGCCTGTCGACCACCGCCGTCGAGCGCTACCGGCTCGGCGACCGCGGACGGGTCGCCGTCGGGGCGGTCGCCGACCTCGTCGTGGTCGATCCGGAGACCGTCGCGGCGCAGTCCTCGTACGACCACCCGATGCGTGTCGCCGAGGGCATCGACGACGTCCTCGTCGCCGGGGTGCGGGTGCTCGCGGACGGTGCGCTGACGCACGAGACCCCCGGTCAGGGTCTCCGTCGGGTCGGTGACGGGACTCGCTGACCGGGGGTCGCTGAGACTGGACTCAGCTGCGCGGGATCAGGCGTCCTCGACGTCGGTGACGCGGGTCTTCGTCGGGAGGACCGCGACGACGTCGATCTCGACGAGGATGTTCGCGAGGTGCGACTGCACGGTGGTCCGGACCGGGTACGGCTCGGAGAAGTGCTTCGCGTACTCCTCGTTGAAGGCCGGGAAGTCGCGGTCCGAGTGCTCGAGGTGCACGGTCGACTTCACGACGTCGTCGAGCGTCGCGCCGTGTTCGGCGAGGACGGCGGCCACGTTCGCCAGGACCTGGGCGGTCTGACCGGCAACGTCGTCGGCGAGCGCCCCGGTCGCGGGGTCCTGCGGGCCGAAGCCGGCGGTGTAGATGAACCCGCCCGCGACGATGCCCTGGCTGTAGGGTCCTGCGGGCTTGGGGGCGTTGTCGGTCACGATGGCGGTCTTCGTCACGGTGGCTCCTCACGGTGGGGGTCGAACGGGGCCTCCAGGCTAGAGTGCGCCGTGGGGGCGTGCCCGGCCGTCTGCGGGTCGTATTCTGGCCTGCAGAACGCACCACGAGCCTCCAGTGCGAGCACCACTCAGCCACCGTGACTATCGTCGTGTCGTGCCGTCCGCCCCGTCGTCGATCGCCGCCAGCCGTCGCCGCGCGGTCGATCTGGTCACGAGTCTGCCCACCTGGGCGACGGTCGTGCTCGTCTGGGTCGGTGGGCGCGTGCTCTCCACGCTGTGGCTCGCGCTCGCGTACCCGCTGATCGGGCGGTCGCAGCCGGAGAACGCGATCTGGACGAACGACCACGGGTTCCTGCGGTTCCTCACCGCGTGGGACGGCCAGTACTACGAGCAGATCTCGCTGCACGGCTACCCCACGACGCTGCCGCTCGACGCCGCCGGACACGTGGCACAGAACCCGTGGGCGTTCCTGCCGGCGTTCCCGTTCACCATCCGGTTCGTGACCGTGTGGACCGGGATGACGTTCGAGGTGGCGGCGCCGCTGATCGCGCTCGTGGCGGGGATCTTCGCCACGTTCCTGCTGCACCGACTCGTCCGGGAGCGTGCCGGGGACACCGCCGCGCTGTGGGCCGTCTTCTTCTTCACCTGCGGGCCGCTGTCGTTCCTGCTGCAGGTCGGCTACGCGGAGAGCATGTTCCTCGCACTGACCTTCGGTGCGCTGCTCGCGATCGAGCACCGGCGGTACGGGCTCCTGACGGCGCTCGGGGTCGCCGCTGCGTTCACGCGGCCGGGGGCGCTCGCGATCCCGTTGACGCTCGGCATCGTCGCCCTGGTGCGCTGGGTCCGGCTCCGTCGCGCAGGTGACCGCGTGCTCGACCGGTTCCCGTTGCGGGAACAGCTCACGGTCGTGCTGTCGGGGCTCGTGATGGTCGCCGCCGGTGTGGCGTGGCCGGTGATCGCGTCGCACGTGACCGGGCGCCCCGACGCGTACCTGGCGACCGAGATGTCGTGGTGGGTGAACTTCATCGGGCGTGTGGACTTCGTGCCGCTGACCCCGTGGTTCCTCACGACGCTGCAGTGGGTCGGCATCGGTGGGATCCCGATCGTGATCGGGCTCATGGTCGGGTACCCGATCTGGCTCCTGCGCCGCTCGACGAGGAAGCTCGGGCTCACGACGCTGGTGTTCTCCGGCGGGTACGCGCTCTACGTCTTCGCGGTGTCGCTGCCGATGGCCTCGACGCCGCG
Coding sequences within:
- a CDS encoding IclR family transcriptional regulator, producing the protein MTVTDAQELPARNAALSLRRGLRILDLVADRTRNGEPSVSLTTLSVELGTSKSTVLRLTAPMIENDLLRRTADAGFTLGLGALLLGQSYLEGIDLRAAAAPFLRRTAERTGLTCHLVVPDGTDIVYVDKVETRGTVRMGSRIGNRLAMRNTASGKAMVAFGDPELLDRVLAHPATAMTEHSITDDDRWRQEIGRTRERGYGIDDRENEPDIRCVAAPVFDHANQVVGAMSISGLASRFRTTAVRELGDGVVRTALEISVALGSSSAQLALARGAR
- a CDS encoding sugar kinase; the encoded protein is MTGVLTFGETMLLLAGRGALTDLDTMRVDTGGAESNVAIGLARAGVDVTWIGRVGADPAGDRVLADVAAEGVDVVAVRDPERSTGIMVKERLADGRTRVTYHRRGSAGSAFTPGDLPSEMVERASLLHVSGITLALSETARETVHAAVVRAHDAGVPIAFDVNHRPKLVDDVTGRGYYRAVAARSSVVFAGDDEARLVLGHDEDDGDEESLAHELAALANGRAVVKLGSRGAVASIDGVLHRRAASPVAVVDPVGAGDAFVAAWLAADLAGDSPDRALDRAADAGALACTVDGDWRRPDPAALGVVDPAGIDHAVHDRVDR
- a CDS encoding amidohydrolase family protein, which gives rise to MTSVLLRGGSVVGETGALRADVLVEDGRITGVGTDLDVPAGATMVDCGERLVMPGSVDAHSHGGSLVFEPEVQLALLRQGVTTIVTGQDGVGPAPGDGSYADTYFAAIDGPHPTYRGGGIGALLDTYDGTTPVNVATLVPAGTVRQQVVGDVDGPATPEQLAAMRATVRAGLDAGAVGLATGLDYVPGLFADTAELTALCTEVAAVDGLYVSHMRGGYETNARAGLDEIAAIVRSSGVRAHVSHLHAPVDLLLEALADLERTGTPMSFDAYPYSRGCTILSMLLLPAALARPGTTDLARTIADQDGRARVRGAVLDRVLGRADLGTGWAEQITLSHVPAAEFHALQGRTLADAAEATGTDPVDLALDVLVDSDLQVTVVMRVPRPRTADDLAPLFRHRGHAAGSDGIFVGTHPHPRAYGTFARYLEEYAVAGRLTWPQVQRSLSTTAVERYRLGDRGRVAVGAVADLVVVDPETVAAQSSYDHPMRVAEGIDDVLVAGVRVLADGALTHETPGQGLRRVGDGTR
- a CDS encoding Rid family hydrolase produces the protein MTKTAIVTDNAPKPAGPYSQGIVAGGFIYTAGFGPQDPATGALADDVAGQTAQVLANVAAVLAEHGATLDDVVKSTVHLEHSDRDFPAFNEEYAKHFSEPYPVRTTVQSHLANILVEIDVVAVLPTKTRVTDVEDA
- a CDS encoding bifunctional 4-hydroxy-2-oxoglutarate aldolase/2-dehydro-3-deoxy-phosphogluconate aldolase; translation: MTDTASPATGPQRHRHDAGPTIAILRGGTGDHVEDVIRTLVDSGVSAIEITTNTPRWREGIAWAAERYGSAASIGVGTVLDTRQLDEAAAAGATFAVSPHTDQAIGERAHERGLGWYPGAATPTEIVRAWQLGARAVKVFPAAPLGGPAFLKQVLAPLDFVDVIPTGGIGVDDAAEYLAAGAVAVGLGSPLVGDALTSGDLDALRGRAERLVAGLSR